A region from the Rosa rugosa chromosome 6, drRosRugo1.1, whole genome shotgun sequence genome encodes:
- the LOC133717666 gene encoding protein OBERON 4 has product MKRLRSSEDLDSYGKDPSPNPNPNPSRTSSSSSHRSFYYNKPDTARKGLLSSSSSASSLAAAAARSYDRDRGDDDRELAAGGGGSRMVRKRPADLDGGFDRRKGVDRYNRDGGGGGYDRNLMHRSESFCGGGSRSRGSEFPKGFRSERDRSRREGSSALSWRRFGKEFEEGGRSSGSSRLEERGKGGGGFSVRSPSWSNSRDSGSEQSRVRSPPRRFKDGKSSKSKSKSKSPTWSKDSVGSEQSKSVEVKKSEPETEPEPEPEPEREPEPEPEPEPEPEPMPEPEAEAVVEEVQGESGSRTSSEMEEGELEPEAEPEDGDGGEELEVVPEGGAEMEEGQVQIGSETETTVMEERDGCLDKEKVKEGVCEGKEEEKKEDELPSVDETRNVGRQEEGNECKEEVSKEVVSERSLEVDEEPRQDKGIDLEVKAEDDEMTESDREVTEDTGVHTLNLSADLTRNFKDKGKSVAHVEDSAENSRWVERESRELLTCMDNDMEGPSTRGFELFTSSPVRRQEKADSGVNMKDEKLVLEPLDLSLSLPNVLLPIGATPGSPDQAMSVQSLSNTFCTNSDGFTQSVSFSGSQSFYHNPSCSLTTQNSMDFEQSVKSRPLFQGIDWQALAQNEAKNKEVPFYQKTLMTGNGSHPQSGVTNGQSVQGQQVKHSEGSSKVANGFERQLSFHKQLSGGHPKHHEDVRSPSHSVGSQEMGSNYSFDRKRLMRERSSGSLYRTSSQKEKEQLLLGGADFVETIIARIVSDPVHVMAKKFHEMTGQSAACVKESIREIMLNVDKRMQLFAFQKALQNRSDITLEMLLKAHRAQLEILVALKTGLPDFLQQESSVSSSDLAEIFLYLRCRNPSCRSPVPADECDCKVCSQKNGFCSACMCLVCSKFDMASNTCSWIGCDVCLHWCHADCALRESYIRNGRSATGSQGTTEMQFHCVACDHPSEMFGFVKEVFQHFAKDWTIENLARELEYVKRIFLVSKDMRGRRLYDIADQSLVRLANKSGLPEVYSYIMAFLEDTDSSKLGKTPILPGKDLGKGSSGVAGPSQEPAWLKSVYTEKAPQLESAPSVLPSYNYEQHDKRIMESGLHMSSQKEPVFDELESIVRIKQAEAKMFQTRADEARKEAEGLKRIALAKNEKIEEEYRNRITKLRFVEAEEMRKQKLEELQSLDRAHREYSNMKMRMEADIKDLLLKMEATKRNLSL; this is encoded by the exons ATGAAGAGGCTGAGATCCAGCGAGGATCTCGATTCTTACGGTAAGGATCCGAGCCCGAACCCGAACCCGAACCCGAGCCggacctcctcctcctcttcccaCCGAAGCTTCTACTACAACAAACCAGACACCGCCCGCAAGGGCTTGCTCTCTTCGTCCTCCTCCGCCTCTTCTCTGGCGGCCGCGGCGGCGAGGTCGTACGACCGGGATAGGGGAGACGACGATCGCGAGTTGGCGGCCGGCGGCGGAGGGTCGAGGATGGTGAGGAAGAGGCCGGCGGACCTCGACGGAGGGTTTGATCGGAGGAAGGGGGTGGATCGGTATAACAGagacggcggcggcggagggTACGATCGTAATTTGATGCACCGGTCGGAGAGCTTCTGCGGCGGCGGGTCGAGGAGCAGGGGGTCGGAGTTTCCGAAAGGGTTCCGATCGGAGAGGGACCGGTCGCGGCGGGAAGGGAGCAGCGCGCTGTCGTGGCGGCGGTTCGGGAAGGAGTTTGAGGAAGGAGGGAGGAGTAGTGGTAGTAGTAGGTTGGAGGAGAGAGGGAAAGGAGGTGGAGGGTTTAGCGTCCGGTCGCCGTCGTGGTCGAATTCGAGGGATTCCGGCAGCGAGCAATCGAGGGTTAGGTCTCCGCCGAGGAGATTTAAAGACGGGAAATCGTCGAAATCGAAATCAAAGTCTAAGTCGCCGACTTGGTCCAAAGATTCTGTTGGGAGTGAGCAATCCAAGAGTGTTGAGGTGAAGAAGAGTGAGCCTGAGACCGAGCCGGAGCCGGAGCCCGAACCTGAGAGGGAGCCGGAGCCCGAACCTGAACCTGAGCCGGAGCCGGAACCTATGCCAGAGCCTGAGGCCGAGGCTGTGGTGGAGGAGGTTCAGGGTGAGAGTGGAAGTAGGACTAGTAGTGAAATGGAGGAAGGAGAGCTTGAGCCCGAAGCCGAACCGGAAGATGGGGATGGAGGTGAAGAGCTAGAGGTGGTGCCTGAAGGTGGAGCTGAAATGGAAGAAGGCCAAGTTCAGATTGGGAGCGAAACGGAGACTACGGTaatggaggagagagatgggtgCTTAGATAAAGAAAAGGTGAAAGAGGGAGTGTGTGAGGGGAAAgaggaggaaaagaaagaagatgagTTGCCTTCGGTTGATGAGACCAGAAATGTAGGGAGGCAGGAAGAAGGGAATGAGTGCAAGGAGGAAGTGAGCAAGGAAGTGGTTTCGGAGAGGTCGTTGGAAGTGGACGAGGAGCCAAGGCAAGACAAGGGGATAGACCTTGAAGTGAAGGCTGAGGATGACGAAATGACAGAGTCTGATAGGGAAGTGACAGAGGACACTGGAGTTCATACACTGAATCTGAGTGCGGATTTGACTCGGAATTTCAAGGACAAAGGGAAAAGCGTGGCCCATGTGGAGGATTCAGCAGAAAATAGTAGATGGGTTGAGAGAGAATCCAGAGAACTACTAACTTGCATGGACAATGATATGGAAGGACCGAGCACTAGGGGTTTCGAGTTGTTTACATCCTCTCCTGTTAGGAGGCAGGAGAAAGCTGATTCTGGTGTTAATATGAAAGATGAGAAGTTGGTACTTGAGCCGCTTGACCTTTCACTAAGCTTGCCTAATGTTTTGTTACCTATTGGTGCCACTCCTGGTTCTCCTGATCAAGCAATGAGTGTTCAGTCTTTAAGTAACACTTTCTGTACCAACTCGGATGGATTTACTCAATCAGTATCTTTTTCAGGTTCTCAGTCATTTTATCACAATCCTAGCTGTTCTTTAACGACCCAGAATTCGATGGACTTTGAGCAATCGGTTAAAAGTCGTCCCCTTTTCCAGGGAATTGATTGGCAGGCGCTAGCTCAGAATGAGGCTAAGAATAAGGAGGTTCCATTTTATCAAAAAACTTTGATGACTGGCAATGGTTCTCATCCACAGTCGGGCGTTACAAATGGTCAATCTGTGCAAGGGCAACAAGTTAAACATTCGGAAGGAAGCTCTAAAGTGGCAAATGGATTTGAAAGGCAGCTAAGCTTCCATAAGCAGTTGTCAGGAGGGCACCCAAAGCACCATGAGGATGTTAGGTCACCTTCGCATAGTGTTGGATCTCAAGAAATGGGTTCAAATTATAGTTTTGACAGGAAACGACtaatgagagagagaagtagtgGTAGTTTATATAGGACTAGCAGCCAGAAGGAAAAAGAGCAGTTGCTCCTCGGTGGGGCTGATTTTGTTGAGACAATCATTGCCAGGATAGTATCTGATCCAGTCCATGTAATGGCCAAGAAGTTTCATGAAATGACAGGACAATCTGCAGCATGTGTGAAGGAGAGCATTCGCGAGATTATGTTAAATGTGGATAAGCGCATGCAACTATTTGCATTTCAGAAGGCACTGCAGAACAGGTCTGACATAACCTTGGAGATGCTACTAAAAGCCCATCGGGCACAATTGGAAATATTGGTTGCTCTCAAGACTGGTCTACCAGATTTTCTTCAGCAAGAGAGCAGTGTGTCATCTTCTGATTTGGCTGAGATTTTTCTGTACTTGAGATGCAGAAATCCTTCTTGTCGGAGTCCTGTGCCTGCGGATGAATGTGATTGCAAGGTCTGTTCGCAAAAGAATGGATTTTGCAGCGCTTGTATGTGTCTTGTGTGCTCAAAGTTTGATATGGCCTCAAATACATGTAGTTGGATTGGGTGTGATGTTTGTCTTCATTGGTGCCATGCTGATTGTGCATTGCGGGAATCTTATATTAGAAATGGACGCAGTGCAACTGGATCTCAAGGGACGACTGAGATGCAATTTCATTGTGTTGCTTGTGATCATCCTTCTGAGATGTTTGGCTTTGTGAAGGAGGTTTTTCAGCATTTTGCCAAGGATTGGACGATTGAAAATCTTGCCAGGGAACTTGAATATGTTAAGAGAATTTTCCTTGTCAGCAAGGACATGAGAGGGAGACGGCTGTATGATATTGCTGATCAATCGCTGGTTAGATTGGCAAATAAGTCTGGCCTTCCGGAGGTTTACAGTTACATAATGGCTTTTCTTGAGG ATACTGACAGTTCCAAGTTGGGCAAAACTCCCATCTTACCTGGGAAGGATCTAGGTAAAGGAAGCAGTGGTGTTGCTGGGCCAAGCCAGGAACCAGCATGGCTAAAGTCTGTATATACAGAAAAGGCCCCTCAGTTGGAATCTGCTCCTAGCGTTCTTCCTAGCTACAACTATGAGCAGCACGATAAACGCATTATGGAGTCAGGGTTGCACATGAGTTCTCAAAAAGAACCTGTTTTCGATGAGTTGGAGAGTATTGTGAGGATCAAGCAGGCCGAGGCTAAAATGTTCCAAACACGTGCGGACGAAGCAAGAAAAGAAGCTGAGGGGCTGAAACGCATAGCACTGGCAAAGAATgagaaaattgaagaagaaTATA